The Triticum aestivum cultivar Chinese Spring chromosome 3A, IWGSC CS RefSeq v2.1, whole genome shotgun sequence genome includes a region encoding these proteins:
- the LOC123060869 gene encoding leucine--tRNA ligase, cytoplasmic: MSSNTEGPKSHARRDLLLKIQSDAQTCWEESKVFQAEPGNGPPGPGEKFFGNFPYPYMNGLLHLGHAFSLSKLEFGAAYHRLRGSNVLLPFAFHCTGMPIKASADKLAREIQQYGNPPVFPAAEDDSSAEVADDSQADQAALAPGQFKSKKSKAAAKTGMQKFQWEIMKGFELTDEKIAKFQDPSHWLTHFPPLAKEDLMEFGLGCDWRRSFITTDMNPFYDAFVRWQMRKLKKMGKVVKDMRYTIYSPLDGQPCADHDRASGEGVQPQEYVLIKMMVIPPFPPKLKVLEGKNVYLAAATLRPETMYGQTNCWVLPDGNYGAFEINETDVFIVTARSALNLAYQHLSRVPEKPTCLAELTGNDLIGLPLKSPLSFNEIIYALPMLTILTDKGTGIVTSVPSDSPDDYMALQDLITKPALRQKYGVQDEWVLPFNIIPIINIPEFGDKSAEKVCLDLKIKSQNDKEKLAEAKRMTYLKGFTDGVMIAGEFDGRKVQEAKPLIKNKLLGEGSAVLYSEPEKKVMSRSGDECVVALTDQWYITYGETEWKQKAVKCLENMNTFSAETRNGFEHTLGWLNQWACSRSFGLGTRIPWDEQFLVESLSDSTLYMAYYTVAHHLQNGNMYGEEISSIKPEEMTDEVWEYVFCDGPAPSSSISPALLSKMKQEFKYWYPFDIRVSGKDLIQNHLTFSIYNHTALLPEHHWPRGFRCNGHLMLNSEKMSKSTGNFLTLKEAILRYSSDATRFALADAGDGMDDANFVTETANAAILRLTKEIAWMEEVIAAESSLRGGPPSTYADHVFANEINIAVKETEKSYNAFMFRDALKSGFYDLQLARDEYRLSCGAAGMNRELLGRFMEIQTKLITPICPHYAEHVWQKILKKEGFAIKAGWPVAGTPDPTLRSANKYLQDSIVLMRKLLQKQESGSKKPKKGAAPTPSAENKLTVGLIYVNEHYDGWKEQCLRVLQSNFDSQARSFAPDEEISEALRNCFIDRETSFKQVQKLCMPFIRFKKDEARNVGPQALNLKLPFGEINVLEENLELIRRQLGLEHVEVLSAFDGAARAKAGKHASLLDKNPPSPGEPVAIFMSKQEFEAQN, from the coding sequence ATGTCGTCAAATACTGAAGGACCCAAGAGTCATGCACGTAGAGACCTTTTGCTCAAGATCCAATCAGATGCTCAAACTTGCTGGGAGGAGAGCAAGGTTTTTCAGGCTGAACCTGGCAATGGACCTCCTGGCCCTGGTGAAAAATTCTTTGGCAATTTTCCGTACCCTTACATGAATGGATTGCTACATCTGGGTCACGCCTTCTCACTGTCCAAGCTTGAGTTCGGTGCTGCATACCACAGACTCCGTGGCTCGAATGTCCTTTTGCCGTTTGCTTTTCATTGTACTGGGATGCCCATCAAGGCCTCAGCTGATAAACTTGCTAGGGAGATTCAACAGTATGGAAATCCTCCAGTGTTCCCTGCAGCAGAGGATGATTCAAGTGCTGAAGTGGCAGATGATAGCCAGGCTGACCAGGCTGCTCTTGCCCCAGGGCAATTTAAGAGTAAGAAATCTAAGGCTGCTGCAAAGACCGGCATGCAGAAGTTCCAGTGGGAGATCATGAAGGGCTTTGAACTGACAGATGAAAAAATCGCCAAATTTCAGGATCCGTCTCACTGGTTGACCCACTTCCCTCCGCTGGCAAAGGAGGATCTTATGGAGTTTGGCCTGGGTTGTGATTGGAGGCGCTCATTCATAACCACTGATATGAATCCTTTCTATGATGCTTTTGTTCGCTGGCAGATGAGGAAGCTGAAGAAAATGGGCAAAGTTGTCAAGGATATGAGGTACACGATCTACTCACCACTGGATGGCCAACCTTGTGCTGATCATGATAGGGCATCAGGTGAAGGTGTGCAGCCACAAGAATATGTGTTGATTAAAATGATGGTGATCCCACCTTTTCCCCCCAAGTTGAAGGTCTTGGAAGGAAAGAATGTTTATCTGGCAGCTGCTACATTAAGACCTGAGACAATGTATGGGCAAACAAACTGTTGGGTATTGCCTGATGGGAATTATGGGGCTTTTGAGATCAATGAAACTGATGTCTTCATTGTGACAGCAAGGTCAGCCCTTAATCTTGCATATCAGCATCTATCCAGGGTCCCAGAAAAGCCCACCTGCTTAGCTGAGCTTACTGGCAATGATTTGATTGGGTTGCCATTAAAGTCTCCTCTTTCATTCAATGAAATCATATATGCACTTCCCATGCTCACTATCTTGACAGATAAAGGTACTGGCATCGTGACTAGTGTGCCAAGTGATTCCCCAGATGATTACATGGCACTGCAAGATTTAATCACAAAGCCTGCTTTGAGACAGAAGTATGGGGTCCAAGATGAGTGGGTTCTTCCATTTAATATCATACCAATAATCAACATACCTGAGTTTGGGGATAAATCAGCTGAGAAGGTGTGCCTTGATCTTAAGATTAAGAGCCAGAatgacaaggagaagcttgctgaAGCAAAAAGGATGACATACCTTAAAGGATTTACTGATGGAGTGATGATTGCAGGGGAGTTTGATGGTAGAAAGGTTCAAGAAGCGAAGCCACTGATAAAGAACAAGCTTCTTGGAGAAGGCTCTGCTGTGTTGTATAGTGAGCCTGAGAAGAAAGTCATGTCAAGATCCGGCGATGAGTGTGTCGTTGCTCTTACAGATCAGTGGTACATAACTTACGGTGAAACTGAATGGAAGCAGAAGGCAGTCAAATGTTTGGAAAATATGAATACATTCTCAGCTGAAACCCGTAACGGATTCGAACACACGTTGGGCTGGCTGAACCAGTGGGCATGTTCTCGCTCTTTTGGCCTAGGTACTCGCATTCCATGGGACGAGCAGTTCCTGGTAGAATCTCTTTCAGATTCAACCCTGTACATGGCTTATTACACCGTTGCACATCATTTACAAAATGGTAACATGTATGGAGAAGAAATATCTTCTATCAAGCCTGAAGAAATGACAGATGAAGTATGGGAATATGTGTTCTGTGATGGTCCAGCACCCAGTAGCAGCATCTCTCCTGCCCTCTTGAGCAAAATGAAGCAAGAGTTCAAGTATTGGTACCCCTTTGATATTCGGGTATCTGGGAAGGACCTTATCCAGAACCACCTGACATTCAGCATCTACAATCATACAGCACTTCTTCCAGAGCATCATTGGCCTCGTGGTTTTCGTTGCAATGGGCATCTTATGCTTAACTCTGAGAAGATGTCCAAGTCCACAGGGAACTTCCTGACTCTTAAGGAGGCTATTCTAAGATATTCCTCGGATGCCACTAGGTTTGCCCTTGCTGATGCTGGCGATGGTATGGACGATGCAAACTTTGTTACTGAAACTGCAAATGCTGCTATTTTGAGGCTTACAAAGGAAATCGCATGGATGGAAGAAGTTATAGCTGCTGAATCTTCTTTGAGAGGCGGTCCTCCCTCTACTTATGCTGACCATGTGTTTGCTAATGAGATCAACATTGCTGTAAAAGAAACTGAGAAGAGCTACAATGCCTTCATGTTCAGAGATGCCCTGAAGTCTGGTTTCTATGACCTACAACTGGCTAGAGATGAGTACAGACTCTCTTGTGGAGCGGCGGGCATGAACCGTGAGTTGTTGGGGCGGTTTATGGAAATCCAGACCAAGCTTATCACCCCGATCTGTCCCCACTATGCTGAGCATGTGTGGCAAAAGATTCTGAAGAAGGAAGGTTTTGCAATAAAAGCTGGCTGGCCAGTTGCAGGCACCCCGGATCCTACTCTAAGAAGTGCAAACAAATACTTGCAGGACTCCATTGTTTTAATGAGGAAGTTGCTTCAGAAGCAGGAGTCTGGTTCCAAGAAACCCAAGAAGGGAGCTGCACCTACTCCATCAGCAGAAAACAAGCTCACAGTTGGTCTGATATATGTCAATGAGCACTATGATGGATGGAAAGAGCAATGTTTGAGGGTGCTTCAATCAAATTTTGATAGCCAAGCACGCTCCTTTGCCCCTGACGAGGAGATTAGCGAAGCATTGAGGAACTGCTTCATCGACCGCGAAACAAGTTTCAAACAAGTACAGAAGCTCTGCATGCCTTTCATCAGGTTCAAGAAAGATGAAGCAAGGAATGTTGGTCCCCAGGCTCTAAATTTGAAGCTTCCTTTTGGTGAAATAAATGTGCTTGAGGAGAACCTGGAGCTGATCAGAAGGCAGTTGGGTCTTGAGCATGTTGAGGTCCTGTCGGCATTTGATGGAGCTGCTCGTGCCAAAGCTGGAAAGCATGCTTCTCTGCTGGACAAGAATCCGCCTTCCCCTGGTGAGCCGGTTGCAATATTCATGAGCAAGCAGGAGTTTGAAGCGCAGAATTAA